The Flavobacterium faecale genomic sequence AAACTGTAGTTAAATAAATCATTATGTAATGTTTGTTATTATGTACATATTTGTTATTTTTGTTCATATTAATGAACATTTATAAAAATGAGCGCAAAAAAACAAATTGTCTTCCCTAAACACCAGCTCCTTCTAGAGCAAATGGGTGAGAATATTAAATTAGCTCGAAAAAGAAGAAAACTAACCGCCATACAAGTTGCTGAAAGAGCCGATATTGCTAGAACCACTTTATACCAAATAGAAAAAGGAAATTCAAGTGTGGCAATAGGTGCTTATTTCAATGTCCTTAGGGTATTAGGCTTACAAGATGACTTTCTAAAACTAGCAGCCGATGACGAACTAGGAAGAAAACTCCAAGACCTTGACCTCTTAAAATAATCAAAACATGCAATATGTCACCATCTAAAACCGATATTTACGTTTATGCCCATTGGCAGGAAATGAAGGAACCTAAATTGATAGGTGTCTTATCTGCACAACAAGCCAAAGGGAAAAAAGCTTTCAGTTTTGAATACGATAAAAATTGGCTTAAAACAGAACAAAAATTTCTTTTGGATCCGGACATCCAATTATACGGTGGTCCACAATACCCAAACCAAAAAGAAAACTTCGGTATTTTTTTAGACAGCATGCCTGATACTTGGGGACGTACCTTAATGAAACGTCGAGAAGCCCAACAAGCTAGAGAACATAATGAAAAACCAAAAACTCTCTATGATATAGATTTTCTGCTTGGAGTATATGACGAAAGTCGAATGGGAGCATTACGATTTAAAACCGATCCAAATGGAGATTTCGTAGATAACAATAAAACCGCTTCTACCCCACCCTGGTCTTCTATTCGAGAACTGCAAAACGCTGCAGCAAATTTCGAAAATGACAACAACAATGGAGAAGTGAACAAATGGTTATCAGTACTTATGGCACCTGGATCTTCATTAGGTGGTGCAAGACCAAAGGCGAATATTTTAGACAGTGACAAAAGTCTTTGGATTGCCAAATTCCCATCTAAAACAGATACTATTGATAAAGCAGCGTGGGAGTTTCTTGCCTATAAATTAGCTATCAGCGCCAGAATCAACATGGCTCCCTGTCGAATCGAGAAAATAATGGGAAAACACAATACTTTCTTTACCAAGCGCTTTGATAGAAAGAACGGTGAAAGAATTCATTTTGCATCGGCTATGACTATGACAGCTAACAATGAAGATACTATAAGAGACAATCCCGCAAGTTATTTAGATATTGCCGA encodes the following:
- a CDS encoding type II toxin-antitoxin system HipA family toxin, with protein sequence MSPSKTDIYVYAHWQEMKEPKLIGVLSAQQAKGKKAFSFEYDKNWLKTEQKFLLDPDIQLYGGPQYPNQKENFGIFLDSMPDTWGRTLMKRREAQQAREHNEKPKTLYDIDFLLGVYDESRMGALRFKTDPNGDFVDNNKTASTPPWSSIRELQNAAANFENDNNNGEVNKWLSVLMAPGSSLGGARPKANILDSDKSLWIAKFPSKTDTIDKAAWEFLAYKLAISARINMAPCRIEKIMGKHNTFFTKRFDRKNGERIHFASAMTMTANNEDTIRDNPASYLDIAEFISNYGAKIEENLHQLWRRIIFNIAISNTDDHLRNHGFILTKEGWILSPAYDLNPSIDKDGLALNIDMDNNALDFELARSVGAYFRLNTLQMDDIIQEVTQITSNWRTIAAEIGIARSELELMENAFIY
- a CDS encoding helix-turn-helix domain-containing protein, with protein sequence MSAKKQIVFPKHQLLLEQMGENIKLARKRRKLTAIQVAERADIARTTLYQIEKGNSSVAIGAYFNVLRVLGLQDDFLKLAADDELGRKLQDLDLLK